GGATCAAGTTGCAGAGATACCTACTGTATGTGAAAGATATTAAATAACAGCAGATTGTCCTACAAATAACATTTGCTTTATACAAATTCAGGCCTGACAAATTCCAAATTTTACCTGGCTGCTCTTCCTCTGTTGGACCAGACAGTGCCCCTACAATGACTAAAGATAGGGGGGAGGTAGGTGGAAAGACCAAACAGGCTGCAGCACCATTTACATCTGTCCTCCATCATCAGTTTTTGTTGTAAATGGTCTTGGGATATTATTGGCCACAGAATCAGAGCagttaatgttaaaggagaaggaaaggctaaaattaagtaactttatcagaaaggtctatataaatacaccagtaaatcctcaaagtaatgctgctctgagtcctctgtcaaaagaaacacagcatttccttccttctattgtgtactcatgggcttctgtatcagacttcctgttctcagcttaaacctccagggcacgggcttgagcatgctcagtttgctcctttcccccttcctgctgtaatctgagcccagggctATATGGAGCAAGGAGatattcaggcaggaagtgatgtcacaccaagctaatatggcagctgctatcctaaacaaacagagagcttctggagctttttactcaggtatggtaaaacatccTACAGAATATAGTGTCTAGCTtatactattgtggctaatctattagtaATAAACTCCCTTGGTAGCTTTcattctactttaaaggagaagtacatGCAGGaagtttaattggctcctgataaaaggGACTCcactgtgtgaatgtgataggtacCTGAGCATGTACGCTCCACTGGTGCAGGAACTAATGGTAATGAAGTATTATCTCTGTAAAGGGTTGaatgaattaaataaattacaaataaataaataaaactgaccTTAAGTTTACCCAGGCATCCTATTCATGCAGAACAGACCAATGAGGTGCACTATATAGGGAGATAGTAAACACAGCAGGTTCTGATTCAACAGAAAAACTCACCATTTGGGTATCCAGAGCCATAATCTGCATCAAGTTCGCCTAGATCTTCTACAAATTTCCAGTCCTTCACCACCCGGTCCCTTGCCACCTAAAATAGAATCgcagtatattaaaggggtggttcacttaaGTTTCACCCTTttagtatagaatggctaattctaagcaaaattgcagctggtcttcattttgttatttatttgcttttttcttctgactttttccatctcaCCTTTGCACAGATACTCGCTGCACTGACTACAGGGAACAAAGAATCAGCCTTAGGCCTTACAGTAACATCCAGCTCTGGGAATATCTTCTTCAGCTTTTCTTGGTACTTCTCTGCAGGGCCCACAGTGTCCACAAAAACCTGCAAAGGATTAAAAGGGCAGGTAGTTAAATTAAGGACAATCATAACCCAGTCACCTCACACTTATAAAAGAACAACCAACCTCTGTCAGCTGCACTCCTGCGTCCAGGGCAAACTGAATTAGGCCAATAGCGGTGTCATGGGATAAAGCATTCAGGTTGTATTTTGCCCTGGAATGACACATAAGGTAAAACATTTATCTCGcagaacaaatgcaatttctattCCATGTTTCGTCAGGTGAGTTATGTGTACACGGCTCTCCAGCAAATCCTTATTAAAAGTCAGCaaataatgttaaaggggtgtactgtttgggatcagttatcagttatccggaaaggccatcccccatagactcaattttatccaagtaaaccaatttttaaaaaggatttactttatctttgtaataataaaacagtaccttgtacttgatcccaactaagatataaataatccttattggaagcaaaaccagcctattgggtttatttaatgtttacgtgatttactattagacttaaagggatactgtcatgggaaaacatgtttttttcaaaacgcaccagttaatagtgctactctagcagaattctgcactgaaatccatttctcaaaagagcaaactgatttttttatattcaattttgaaatctgacatgtggctagacattttgtcaatttcccagctgcccctggtcatgtgacttgtgcctgcattctgctgtttttccttctcaatgtaattgaaggagtctcagtgggacatgggtttttactattgagtgttgttcttagatctaccaggcagctgttatcttgtgttaaggagctgttatctggttaccttcccattgttcttttgtttggctgctgggggggagggaaaggaaggggtgatatcactcaaacttgcagtacagcagtaaaaagtgatttaagtttatcagagcacaagtcacatgacttggggcatctggaaaactggcaatatgtctagccccatgccctCTGCTTTTTGGCTAAGGCAAGAAAAAGAGCGCTAGACACTATCAGAGAAGAGTTGAATAGATGCTTCACACGGCAGAGAAATCAGAATAGTTAAATGCTACATATTCATCTCAACGCTGCCCAGAATATTTCAGATCGTCCAGGGAGTGTTGACTCCCGAAACTACTCCCTACCAAGAGGCCCCTGATAGCATTTACTTGGTCATGAGAATATCAGATTATCATCCCATCTAGGGGGAATAAATGAGGTGATCATTTAAAGGACATGCACCCAGAACATCCCCTCTAACAAAGAGTGGTCGCTTCCAAATGGATTTATCCTACAGTAGATCACAGCTTTTGAACATCATTAAACCAGCAGTTATGTAAATCGTTCATCTGAACATTAAGGACTGCAATCATTCATTTATCCTCATGGGCTGGAGCTGTTTGCCTGAGCATATTCATTCTTTCATCCTTCATCTGACAGACAAAGCCTAGACGCATGTTATATATCATCATTATTGGTTTATTTTGACATATCTTTCTGCATTATAAACACTGTTGGCACTAAGACCCAGAATACTACGTGACtgctgtattaaaggaacagttcagtgtaaacataaaaaccggataaaacaaaacaataaaaaaaatgtttcaattatagttagttaggcaaaaaagtataaatttataaaggctggagttagcagatttacaaaataacaaaatagaacatgacttcctgcttttcagctctctaactcttagttagtcagcaactggaagggggggggcacatgggacataacttttcagtgagtttgcaattgatcctcagcattcagctcaaattcaaaagcaacagttatgaactATGTGGCCGCTCCTCGAGTCACTGATCAGTTGTTGCTGATTGTGTTCATGCAGACTGATATCTTTTCAAGAGGAGTCTCTAGTACGGTAGCCACGTTCATCCATCACTATCTGCCCTATGAATGCAGTGTGTGCAACTATTAAATCATTAGGAAAATAggctaaaagaaagaaaatgattcTCTTCCAACCCGATATGCAGCATTCTAAGCCAGAATTAAGGTTGATAAATTCAACACAGGGGCTTCATAGTGTATGTTTTTATTCAACTCCTTAcactttacatatttttttcgGCATAAATTTACATTCATAAGGAAGGAAGTTTTTAACCCATCTTTTCAatgtattggaagaaaaaaatatgcatcACTTGGAAACTAAGTTTTTTGTAACAAGTCTAAAGTTCTTTAGGCCCACTGTATATATGCTTACCTCTGCTGCATGCTGGTGGAAATGATATTTGGTGACAGTATATGCAAGGCCCAGCCGATGTAATCTGAAGAACCATTTAATTTCTCAAACAGTCGTTCCCTATCAGCTTCACTCAGTGTCTTGGAGTCTGCAAGAGAGTTAGTGGTAGGTACAGGGTGGGACCACTGCTGATAATAAAGCCAAATATATGCACCATGATCAACAAGATTAGTTAAAAAGAACCTGTTGCAGTTACTACACTGTTACTCCATACCTTAAACATGGATATGAATCACAATCTGAAGTGAAATGTTtagatgcttaaaggggaaggaaacctagttggcgcaaaaaccctcccaccctcccgtgtgttgcccaccctccctcctcccaacctggcctacccgtcccgctgggcaaatgcccctaacttgttacttacccttctgcgcagatccagtccagggagttcacagacgacatcttcttccacacgaccttcttcctgctttgaacgacATTTTGGCGcgtgcgcagtaggagcattttgctggtacgatctactgcgcatgcgccaaaagtacattgtgacttttggcgcatgcgcagtagatccgtaccggcgaaatgctcctactgtgcacgcgccaaaacgccgttcaaagcaggaagaagatgtcgtctgtgaactccctggactggggacctgcgcagaagggtaagtaacaagttaggggcatttgcccagcgggacgggtaggccaggggggaggagggagggcaacacatgggagggggggagggttttgcgccaactaggtttacttcccctttaaacctgcTATTGTGTTTCGTAATTTGCATACTTTAAATGTCTTACCTGCCACCTTTGAATCTTGAAGGTCCTTCTTTCGGGCCACAGGACAGTAGCAGATTCCATAAACCATAGGACCTATGATAGGTAAAAGACATAAGAAAGGAGCAGAATATACAATAGTGAGACAACAATATTGTAGCATTTATATGTTAGAatgggttagtggaataaggagttacatggacaataaggggctcaggggaggggttagtggaataaggagttacagggacaataaagggctcaggggaggggttagtggaataaggagttacagggacaataaggggctcaggggaggggttagtggaataaggagttacagggacaataagggactcaggggaggggttagtagaataaggagttacagggacaataaggagctcaggggaggggttagtggaataaggagttacagggacaataaaggggctcaggggaggggttagtggaataaggagttacagggacaataaggggctcaggggaggggttagtggaataaggagttacagggacaataaggggctcaggggaggggttagtggaataaggagttacagggacaattaggggctcaggggaggggttagtggaataaggagttacagggacaataaggggctcaggggaggggttagtggaataaggagttacagggacaataaggggctcaggggaggggttagtggaataaggagttacagggacaataaggggctcaggggaggggttagtggaataaggagttacagggacaataaggggcgcaggggaggggttagtggaataaggagttacagggacaataaggggctcaggggaggggttagtggaataaggagtttacagggacaataaggggctcaggggaggggttagtggaataaggagttacagggacaataaggggctcaggggaggggttagtggaataaggagttacagggacaataaggggctcaggggaggggttagtggaataaggagttacagggacaataaggggctcagggaaggggttagtggaataaggagttacagggacaataaggggctcaggggaggggttagtggaataaggagttacagggacaataaggggctcaggggtcaggttagtggaataaggagttacagggacaattaGGGGGCTGAGGGCCaggttattataattattaaaatgtatttatatagcaccaacatattgcacagcgctgtaaAGCAAATGTGTTTATACACACATCACATGAAATACATACGTAGAACATATtgaagttacatacatcacaacaggtacaaaaggtgaggaataCAGGTacaaatacaggtacaaaaggtgaggaaggccctgtgcaaaatggcttacaatctaaagggaagggaataagacacaaggtatgggtagggttgccaccttttctggaaaaaaataccggccttcctatatatatttatcttttttcccctattaataacattgggatcaatcatcatttaaaattataccagccaggtggcaaccctaggtatgggagtgggcaagatcagaattaagtgggcaAAAGatttggtactgtatgtggtattgcatttggtacttaagcagaatgagggtaggcttctatACATAAGtgagttttaagagatttcttgaaagcagttgggagaaagtcggacagactatgggagagagttccagaggaggggtgcagcccttgtaaAGTCCTtcaatgcgagcatgtgaggaggtaatgagagaagagttgagtagccagtcagtagaggagcatagtaagcagttgggtgagaaTATAGAgaggagttcagagatgtagggagggacagagttatgaagtgTTTTGAATGTCAAGGTcaataattagaattttattctgaaaggtggTGGAAGCCACTGCAGGGATTGGCAGAAAGAGATGGCAGAGGAAGAGCGGTTgatgaggtgtataagcctggcagcagtgttcattatggactgaagAAGCAGGGAatgccaattaatagagagtaaagctcgccatacacaggccaataaaagctgccgacacactgagtcggcagcttattggccagtgcaTGTGCTCCGACAGGCTTTCCCGATAAATCGTCCAGATGTCTCTTTgtagatgcggtcccgcgatcgaCTACCCATATTGGCAGCATTACAATCCAATCGTTGTGCCcaagggcccacaatcggatcagcccaatatcgccagCCTCAATGTGGGCATTTGGCGATATGGCCACCTTTTCGGTAGTCTAGAGTAATACAACCAGAgcgtgaataagaattttggcagcatcttgggtttCTTGATATCTGGATTCCAGTTGCACTAAACACAAcagaaacacacattttttacagttcCAGTTATAACATGAATGACGTGGTGGTGCAACAGTACAGGTCAGTACAAAGTATGCGCTGCTGAGGCAAAGACAAACGCTACAGAGAAGCGTCTGCAGCAAACGAGAAGCGTCTGCAGCAAATGAGAGGCTGAACATCTCACCCAACACGGGTCCCCGCCCGGCCTCATCTATCCCAAGGCAGCAGTCCTCAGTCCGACATATCTGCGGTACCGGAGAGCTCAATAGGCGACTCTGGGAATTATTACGCTCGAACTCTTCAAGCTCCATGCTGCAACCACTTCCGGCAACAACGCTTCCTTCCCGCGCAAACCCTTTCAACGTCACTAAGCGCAGCAGCCAATCGGGCGACGTCCTCGTTTTTTTCCCCTAACAAAGCTTTATTGATAACCTTCTGCTAATCATTCAGTTATGCACATTGTAGTGATTATTCTGCGTGAGGGGTAAAACGCCTGTGACCTTGGTGCCATTTTGAGTTAATGAATTCACCCACCTGATTTTATAAGCAACTGTTTAGAAACCAAACTTCCCCATAGTGTAGCATTTGATGGCCCTATAATAAATGGTACTAAGAGCAATCATTAGGCTTAGGattttccatacctcccaacattttggaagtaaaaagagggacaaaaacttttttcccgcacgtagcgcagcaattttttgaccacacccctttctgtggccacaccccctaattaccatgtttgttttacaaaatttggcaggttatgaaagtttggaaatatttctccctatctaaactgtgtttttgtgtctcaaaattgttacaaagtatcttatttgcacctgttagctgttctgtgctctctgctaaaagccaattaagtgagaaactttgtttctttttctggctgttcagtgcagagaaaagagggactttccagtacaaatgagggactgcgggttgagctgtcaaaagagggactgtccctccgaaaaagggacagttgggaggtatgatttaccTCATGTGCCCtatgatggctgccctgtaccaagggttgccactagggttgccacctggccagtaaaaatgatggctggtcccaatgttattaatagggaaaaaaggttaatatataggaaggccagtatttatttccagaaaaggtggcaaccaaaTACTTCCTATAAATTAATCTTTATTCCTTAATAATAACATTGGAAGTATTTTGGTGGCAACCAAATACTTCCTATAAATCAATCTTTATTccttaataataacattgggatcagccatactttttactggccaggccggttaaggccaggtggcaaccctatctgtaccCACAGCATCAGTATAGGTGACCCCGTTGAGTTTGAGATAGATCTTTGTGTTACACACAGGTTTAGTTAGCTCAATTGCTCTTGTATTtaccatagggttgccacctttgccggtGATCAGGGTTGTCGGGTCTAATTTTCCAAACCATCCTAAGTctgctacaaaaccagcccaaaactagccaagaggcacttcaaaagtagcccaaaaatagcacaatatgttcagtggaaaaaaaaagtctaaaaaacaaatgaatatattttcactgttttgtaaatgtttccatgggacagattcacccgtcaccTGGGGCTTAATAaaagaggggggcccaggaggtataggggccccataaggccctaatataaatacaatttcaataaatattggtaaaacaggtcaacctctctagacattttggtggccagcagatttttgcctctAAATTGAGTAAAGTCACTTGAAAATGAGagaatgcttaaaggaattgttcagtataaaaataaaaactgggtaaatagacgggctgtgcaaaataaataatgtttctaatatagttagttaggcaaaaatgtaatgtataaaggctggagtgactgaatgtctaacacaatagccagaacactgcttcctgcttttcagctctcttggctttcactgactggttaccctggttaccaagcagtaaccaatcagagacttgaggggaggccacttGGGTCAAACCTGTTGCTTTtgcatctgagctgaatgctaaaggaacaattgcaaactcactgaacagatatgtctcatgtggccccccttatagtcactgactaactcagagttagagagctgaaaagcaggaagtcgtgttctgactattatactagacatccaatcactccagactttatacattagatttatgtctaactaactatattagaaacattttttattttgcatagactatctatttacccagtttttatttttacactgaactattcctttaagagggatGGTAGACTGGGGTACCGAgaccaaaatctggtaacttccGACTTCTACAGATGTCAGTcccatgctgggtattgtagtcttacattaaatgTGGCAGCTAGCAAATTGGGTTGGGATAGAGTCCTGTGTAGTACAGACAGAAACTCACCTATTTGTGCATAAAACTAAGTGGAATATACATCTTGGGGCCTTTTACGTAACCTCTGTATGGATGGTGGAGGTCAACCAGAATCCTTGAATAGGGACTACCCCAGATAATTATGGTAATTTGGGAGATGAGCCCTTTAATGGTCCCAAAGTGCCATGCCACTGCCTTAGGACATATATCCTATAAACAGATGACTCGCATTCATTATTGGGAGCGAGcaaaaaaggggcagatttatgaagggttcaatttaaaaaatcgaattccaATTTTCTAATtccttttatggtcaaaactgtcaaattcgactagggaattatgcaaactcgattcgagttttttttaaaaattctaattcgattgggatttatcatactctggcaaattcgactattcgccacctaaaacctgccagattactgtataaatcaatgggagagttGCAGttaccaatttggagttgtttgtagccttcctgacattcaaggtttttttcgggagaaaaaactctaatcaggtttggtcaaatttgattctagttttcgagtctgtaaaattcgtccgagttttacatattcgattTTACAAATAACTAGTCGAATATTCACATTTCGAGTAAAATCGAATTCACGTGagttaaatttgacccttgataaatgtacctcgcCGTGTTACCAACAGTGTTGCACTTCTTTATTTACTTGGCTATTTGAGGGACATATATCCAGCTTCATCTACTATGTTACTCTGTTACTATGTATTTGTGAAATACAAGTGATAATAATCCCTATTTAGCAAAAAGTGTTAATATTCCTTGAAACTGAAATAATATAGAGAGCCTTAGCCTCAATCACTGAATTCAAATAAGGTTCTGGTAAGTCTTCTAACGCTCTGATTTATACGGGAGGCACTGCCATCATTTTCAGCCTGCTTATAATGCATTTATACTGATTTTTAATGGGAAAAGAGCAGAACCATGAAGCTTATGTGGGTCATGATACACAGGCAAGACATTCCCGTGGGACCTGTGAATATTTTTACACAAGGGAAGGGGTGGGGGATCTTAATTCCTGACGCAGTGGCTGCAATTAGATTAAAAACTGAATAAGGGAAAAAGACTTAAAGGGGCTAAATCACATTTTATCCAATGGCTTGGAGTTAATGGTTGATGTTACAGAACATCACCTGCAGTACTACTATGTCACCTTGTCTGGAAAGTAGTCATTTTTCCTATAGGGTTACTAGAGAATAGCACTAAAGGCAATGCTTTCCCAGAAAGGGTAGTAGCTACAACATGTCATTTTCATTACAGTATACAGGTGATGCAACCCACTTTACAGGGCTTTTTCCtgtttaaattagcttttactatgacatagagagtgatattctgagacaatttgcagttggttttaattttttaatatttgtggtttttgagtttgttagctttttattcagcagctctccagtttgcagtataatccatctggttgctattgtgATAATTAacacagcaaccatgcattgatttgaataagagtctggaatataaataggagaggcctgaatagaaagatgagtaattaaaaagtagccataactaAATTCaaagccttacaaagcatttgtttttagatggggtcagtgacccccatgtgaacactggaaagagtcagaagaagaaggaaaataaatcaaaaactatgaaaaataaaaaataaagtccagttgaaaggttgtttagaattggtctttctataacatactaaaacttaacttaaaggtgaaccacccctttaaaaattaaatactaTTGGGGATTTATTTTCAGAATGTGGGTATTGcagatttcattttcattattttgcaaACTGTCTCCAAATCATCTTCCAGTATGTCTTTCAAAGAAATGCCTGGTTGGAACCCAAATTAATTCCAAATTAATTGCAAATAAGGCTTATAGTATGAAGTATGTTACAATATGAGGTGCATGAAATAACAAATTACTTCCTAGCTTACCCCTATGCACAAAGCCAGGTCTATCCTAAATGGGTTTGCTGGGATAGAAGTGGAAGAAcctgactggcctgcacagagccctgggCTATCATTTGCAAATATGAAGAACTCTCTGCTAATCCTCCAGAAAATGACAGTTTAGCATGACAACGCAATGTTGTTAACAATAGATTGATAAATGCTTTGCAGTTCCCTGGTATTTTTATAAGGCTGCTAGACAAGTTTAAAAAAGGCTTATTTCGAACCCATGAATATTGTAGcaggggaaatatatatatatttttaaaggttatggataatgtaaaaaaaatgtaaccccgattaaaaattctgaatctaTAAAAAGTGAAATGTGGCCCCTGATTTCTGTCTTGAAGCAGTTAGAGGTAATCTAATTAGAAGAAGAGATACGTGGCAAGGCAGCGGATTTGCCCATAGTATTGTAAACTCTAGCCATCAGCATGGGACAGTGGATCTGTGCAGAACAAAGAGGAAGCTGCGGTTGCTTGTACTAACACAACTATAGATGTCCTATCCTCTTGCCAAGAAGGGgcattagcatacctcccaactgtccctttttcggagggacagtccctcttttgacagctcaacccacagtccctcatttgtactggaaagtccctcttttctctgcactgaacagccagaaaaagaaacaaagtttctcacttaattggcttttagcagaaagcccagaacaattttgagacacaaaaacacagtttagataaggagaaatattttcacactttcttaacctgcaaaattttgtaaaacaaacatggtaattagggtgtgtggccacagaaaggggtgtggtcaaaagattgctgcgctacgtgcgggaaaattttttttgtccctctttttacttccaaaatgtt
Above is a genomic segment from Xenopus laevis strain J_2021 chromosome 3L, Xenopus_laevis_v10.1, whole genome shotgun sequence containing:
- the rnaseh2a.L gene encoding ribonuclease H2 subunit A L homeolog (The RefSeq protein has 3 substitutions compared to this genomic sequence), whose amino-acid sequence is MELEEFERDNSQSRLLSSPVPEICRTEDCCLGIDEAGRGPVLGPMVYGICYCPVARKKDLQDSKVADSKTLSEADRERLFEKLNGSSDYIGWALHILSPNVISTSMQQRAKYNLNALSHDTAIGLIQFALDAGVQLTEVFVDTVGPAEKYQEKLKKIFPELDVTVRPKADSLFPVVSAASICAKVARDRVVKDWKFVEDLGELDADYGSGYPNDPKTKEWLSRHLDPVFGYPQFVRFSWSTAQTILDNKATPVAWGDEDDDSAGGKSSTPSVLSFFSAPKDVSQPQSHRFFQERHLQPLLEF